One region of Bacillus pumilus genomic DNA includes:
- a CDS encoding fatty acid--CoA ligase family protein, protein MDLIKNLEQTAMTKGEDIALIFEGNQWTYRELMTSIERFADGLVGEGFQAGDHIALILGNSPHFVISFFGALKAGLVVVPINPTYTPSEIGYMLITGDVKGIVAPEQLLPVYEQVYEQLPSIERVIICAENESACRSSFKEVSDQLVFFGKLVSGHSKENVHPSIHQDDTAVILFTSGTTGKPKGAMLTHFNLYSNARDVAEYLSIDEKDKVIAALPMFHVFCLTVCMNAPLIHGATIYVLPHFSPSELLRMMEKEKPTLFVGVPTMYNYLYRQEGHEKAMSSVRICISGGASMPVALLHGFEKKFGVTVLEGYGLSEASPVTAFNPLDGKRKPGSVGTDIMNVKNKIVNELGEEVGPNEVGELIAKGPNIMKGYYQMPEDTEAALRDGWLYTGDLARRDEEGYIYIVDRKKDMILVGGYNVYPREVEEVLYQHEAVAEAVVIGVPDPNTGEAVVCYISPKKHAHIDQEDIITHCSRFLAKYKQPQTIHFIDDIPKNTTGKILRRALKEKYQAEESK, encoded by the coding sequence ATGGATTTGATCAAAAATCTAGAGCAGACGGCGATGACGAAAGGAGAAGATATCGCACTGATCTTTGAAGGAAATCAGTGGACCTATCGAGAGCTCATGACAAGTATCGAGCGCTTTGCAGATGGATTAGTGGGCGAAGGATTTCAAGCCGGGGATCATATCGCGCTTATTTTAGGAAATTCACCGCATTTTGTCATTTCTTTTTTTGGTGCTTTAAAAGCCGGGCTTGTCGTAGTACCAATCAATCCAACATACACGCCTAGTGAAATTGGCTATATGCTGATTACAGGTGATGTAAAAGGCATTGTTGCCCCTGAACAACTGCTACCAGTGTACGAGCAAGTGTATGAACAGCTTCCGTCTATTGAACGGGTGATTATTTGTGCAGAAAATGAATCTGCGTGCAGATCAAGTTTTAAGGAAGTATCAGATCAACTTGTCTTCTTTGGAAAGCTTGTGTCTGGTCATTCGAAAGAGAACGTGCATCCATCTATTCATCAGGACGATACGGCAGTTATTTTATTTACATCTGGCACGACAGGAAAACCAAAGGGTGCGATGCTGACTCATTTCAACCTGTATTCAAATGCCAGAGACGTTGCTGAGTACCTATCCATTGATGAAAAGGACAAGGTGATCGCCGCATTGCCGATGTTCCACGTATTTTGTTTAACGGTTTGTATGAATGCACCATTGATTCATGGCGCGACCATCTATGTCCTGCCGCATTTCAGCCCATCAGAGCTTTTGCGTATGATGGAAAAAGAGAAGCCAACGTTATTTGTTGGTGTTCCAACTATGTATAACTATTTGTACCGCCAGGAAGGGCATGAGAAAGCAATGTCCTCTGTGAGGATTTGTATATCAGGCGGTGCCTCAATGCCTGTTGCTTTACTTCACGGTTTTGAGAAAAAATTTGGTGTCACGGTGCTGGAGGGTTACGGATTATCAGAGGCTTCCCCAGTAACTGCATTCAATCCTCTTGATGGAAAAAGAAAACCCGGTTCAGTCGGGACCGACATTATGAATGTGAAGAATAAGATTGTGAATGAACTGGGAGAAGAAGTCGGTCCAAATGAAGTCGGAGAGCTCATAGCAAAAGGACCCAACATTATGAAAGGCTATTATCAAATGCCAGAAGATACTGAAGCTGCACTAAGAGACGGATGGCTGTACACCGGTGATTTAGCAAGAAGAGATGAAGAAGGATACATTTATATTGTCGATCGGAAAAAGGATATGATTCTTGTTGGCGGTTATAATGTGTATCCAAGAGAAGTAGAAGAAGTGCTTTATCAACATGAAGCTGTAGCAGAAGCCGTTGTCATCGGTGTGCCAGATCCGAACACCGGAGAGGCTGTCGTCTGTTACATTTCCCCCAAGAAACATGCTCACATCGATCAAGAAGACATCATCACACATTGTTCACGCTTTTTAGCGAAATATAAGCAGCCCCAAACGATCCATTTCATAGATGATATTCCAAAGAACACAACAGGTAAAATTTTAAGAAGAGCACTAAAGGAAAAGTATCAAGCAGAGGAAAGTAAATAA
- a CDS encoding M48 family metallopeptidase — protein sequence MRVRKWVALATVAYILYGLFIYSYLFLFGDAAVPDSVKGTSADPHTFMTSHELVISENFSRLRNLLFFMTIPLDWYVFFLLLISGFSRKLEEWSLAAARFTFLSKLVYVFVLSLLTMLISFPIKWIGYQLSLHYGVSAQSTASWLKDQILDFWIQYPLLALCAIVFFWLIQKRRKRWWLYAWCLTVPFTLFLFFIQPVVIDPLYNNFYPLKDQALENKILTLADKAHIPAGHVYEVNMSEKTNTMNAYVTGIGENKRIVLWDTTLQKLKDREILFIMAHEMGHYVMKHVYIGLAGYLVLSLAGFFAIDRLYFYFYRKGAVLFRLREPRDIAALPILLMIVSMLSFAASPFTNAVSRHQERAADEYALNLTKDGEAGVTSFQKLAKSGLSQVNPPLLVKVFRYGHPTMMERIMEMEKAAEKEETSRKQ from the coding sequence GTGCGAGTACGTAAATGGGTAGCTCTTGCAACGGTAGCATACATATTGTACGGTCTTTTTATTTATTCTTATTTGTTTCTATTTGGGGATGCAGCGGTTCCTGATAGTGTAAAAGGAACAAGTGCAGATCCGCATACCTTTATGACAAGCCATGAGCTTGTCATCAGCGAGAATTTCTCGAGATTACGTAACTTACTATTTTTCATGACAATTCCATTAGATTGGTATGTCTTTTTTCTTCTGCTCATTTCAGGGTTTTCACGAAAATTAGAAGAATGGAGCCTGGCAGCAGCTCGTTTCACATTTTTAAGTAAACTTGTATATGTGTTTGTGCTATCGCTTTTGACAATGCTGATCTCATTTCCCATTAAGTGGATTGGTTATCAGCTGTCTTTGCACTACGGAGTATCTGCTCAAAGTACGGCAAGCTGGTTGAAAGATCAAATTCTAGATTTCTGGATTCAATATCCGCTTCTTGCTCTATGTGCAATTGTATTCTTTTGGCTTATTCAAAAAAGAAGAAAGCGCTGGTGGCTGTATGCCTGGTGTTTGACAGTTCCATTCACGCTATTTCTCTTCTTTATACAGCCGGTCGTCATTGATCCGTTATATAACAATTTTTATCCACTAAAGGATCAAGCTCTTGAGAACAAGATCTTAACACTTGCAGACAAAGCTCATATCCCGGCAGGTCATGTATATGAGGTCAATATGTCTGAGAAAACGAACACGATGAATGCTTATGTCACAGGAATTGGTGAAAATAAGCGTATTGTGTTATGGGATACGACACTGCAAAAGCTGAAAGATCGCGAAATTTTATTTATCATGGCACATGAAATGGGACATTACGTCATGAAGCATGTCTATATAGGATTAGCAGGATATCTAGTACTGTCACTTGCGGGATTTTTTGCGATCGACCGTCTCTATTTTTATTTCTATCGTAAAGGAGCAGTTCTATTTCGGCTGAGGGAGCCGCGCGACATCGCTGCTCTTCCGATTCTTCTCATGATTGTATCGATGCTGTCATTTGCAGCATCACCTTTTACAAATGCAGTTTCAAGACATCAAGAACGTGCAGCTGATGAGTATGCGCTAAACCTGACAAAAGACGGAGAGGCAGGGGTGACGTCTTTTCAAAAGCTTGCAAAATCAGGGCTGTCTCAGGTGAATCCGCCACTTTTAGTGAAGGTCTTCCGCTACGGGCACCCAACTATGATGGAGAGAATCATGGAAATGGAAAAAGCAGCGGAAAAAGAGGAAACGTCGAGGAAGCAATAA
- a CDS encoding serine alkaline protease SapB — protein MKKKNVMTSVLLAVPLLFSAGFGGSMANAETVSKSDSEKSYIVGFKASATTNSSKKQAVTQNGGKLEKQYRLINAAQVKMSEQAAKKLEHDPSIAYVEEDHKAEAYAQTVPYGIPQIKAPAVHAQGYKGANVKVAVLDTGIHAAHPDLNVAGGASFVPSEPNATQDFQSHGTHVAGTIAALDNTIGVLGVAPSASLYAVKVLDRYGDGQYSWIISGIEWAVANNMDVINMSLGGPNGSTALKNAVDTANNRGVVVVAAAGNSGSTGSTSTVGYPAKYDSTIAVANVNSNNVRNSSSSAGPELDVSAPGTSILSTVPSSGYTSYTGTSMASPHVAGAAALILSKYPNLSTSQVRQRLENTATPLGNSFYYGKGLINVQAASN, from the coding sequence GTGAAAAAGAAAAATGTGATGACAAGTGTTTTATTGGCTGTCCCTCTTCTGTTTTCAGCAGGGTTTGGAGGCTCCATGGCAAATGCCGAGACGGTCTCAAAGTCAGATAGTGAAAAGAGCTATATTGTTGGCTTTAAAGCCTCTGCCACTACAAACAGCTCTAAGAAACAAGCCGTCACTCAAAATGGTGGAAAACTAGAAAAGCAATATCGTCTCATTAATGCCGCACAAGTAAAGATGTCCGAACAAGCCGCAAAAAAACTTGAACATGACCCTAGCATTGCTTACGTAGAAGAAGACCACAAAGCAGAAGCATATGCACAAACCGTCCCTTATGGAATCCCTCAAATCAAAGCTCCAGCTGTACACGCTCAAGGTTATAAAGGGGCTAATGTCAAAGTAGCTGTCCTTGATACGGGCATCCACGCTGCACACCCTGACTTAAATGTTGCAGGCGGTGCCAGCTTCGTCCCTTCAGAGCCAAATGCCACCCAAGACTTTCAATCACATGGAACTCACGTAGCCGGAACCATTGCTGCCCTTGATAACACAATTGGTGTTCTTGGGGTCGCTCCAAGTGCTTCCCTATATGCTGTTAAAGTATTAGACCGCTATGGCGACGGACAATATAGCTGGATCATTAGCGGTATTGAATGGGCAGTAGCCAATAATATGGATGTCATCAACATGAGCTTAGGCGGACCAAATGGTTCAACAGCGCTTAAAAATGCCGTTGATACAGCGAATAACCGCGGAGTCGTTGTTGTGGCGGCTGCAGGTAACTCAGGTTCCACTGGTTCTACTAGTACAGTTGGCTATCCAGCAAAATATGATTCTACCATTGCCGTTGCCAATGTAAACAGCAACAATGTCAGAAATTCGTCTTCTAGCGCAGGTCCTGAATTAGATGTTTCTGCACCTGGTACTTCTATTTTAAGTACAGTACCAAGCAGTGGATACACATCTTATACTGGAACGTCTATGGCGTCTCCTCATGTAGCAGGAGCAGCAGCGCTTATCCTTTCTAAGTACCCGAATCTATCAACTTCTCAGGTTCGCCAGCGCTTAGAAAACACAGCAACACCGCTTGGTAACTCCTTCTATTACGGAAAAGGGTTAATCAACGTTCAAGCGGCTTCTAACTAA
- a CDS encoding histidine phosphatase family protein, protein MTTICLVRHGETDWNAAKRIQGRTDIPLNDTGKWQAEQTGLYLKDAHWDVVISSPLTRAKETAHLILKHIDAPLVIMDDFIERDYGDAEGMSFEERQKLFPDKQYPNMEPLEAIQDRMVEGIEKVRAAYPNQQVLIVAHGAAIHALLTTLADEHLGLENTRLVNACLNYVEWKDGKWKVLDYNVVSHLTQSSPT, encoded by the coding sequence TTGACAACAATTTGCCTAGTCAGGCACGGGGAAACAGATTGGAATGCAGCGAAACGAATTCAAGGACGAACAGATATCCCTTTAAATGATACTGGTAAATGGCAGGCTGAACAAACGGGTCTTTATTTGAAGGATGCCCATTGGGATGTTGTCATTTCCAGTCCACTCACAAGGGCAAAAGAAACAGCACACTTGATTTTAAAACATATAGATGCGCCTCTTGTCATCATGGATGATTTCATTGAGCGTGATTATGGCGATGCTGAAGGCATGTCATTTGAGGAGCGCCAAAAGCTTTTTCCAGATAAACAGTATCCAAATATGGAGCCGCTTGAAGCGATTCAAGATCGAATGGTAGAAGGCATTGAGAAAGTTAGAGCAGCCTATCCGAATCAACAAGTCCTGATCGTGGCACACGGCGCTGCCATCCATGCTTTACTCACCACCTTAGCGGATGAACATCTTGGTCTTGAGAACACGAGGCTCGTCAATGCTTGCTTAAATTATGTGGAATGGAAAGATGGTAAATGGAAGGTGCTTGATTACAACGTGGTCAGCCATTTAACTCAATCCTCTCCTACTTAA
- a CDS encoding methyl-accepting chemotaxis protein: MADMSQAGTQISAQVEEKSIGGKKELEIQQTQMNQIDGSMTKIETEIKRLEEIAKQIEQIFGIVTGIAEQTNLLSLNASIESARAGEHGKGFAVVANEVRKLSEDTKKTVSTVSELVNNTNSQISIVSQHIGDVNLLVTDSKEKMTQINSLFDDIVSSMNLSKNQNGKIEIDLQTFLNELKEVKQTVSQVASSVESLTSLTNR; encoded by the coding sequence ATGGCAGACATGTCGCAAGCTGGCACACAAATTTCAGCACAGGTCGAGGAAAAATCGATTGGCGGTAAAAAAGAATTAGAGATTCAACAAACACAAATGAACCAAATTGATGGCAGCATGACAAAGATTGAAACAGAAATTAAGCGTTTAGAAGAAATCGCCAAACAGATTGAACAAATCTTTGGGATTGTCACAGGCATTGCAGAGCAGACGAACTTGTTATCTTTAAATGCTTCCATCGAATCTGCACGAGCAGGCGAACACGGAAAAGGCTTTGCTGTCGTCGCAAACGAGGTTCGTAAATTATCAGAGGACACAAAGAAAACGGTTTCAACCGTATCTGAACTCGTCAACAATACCAATTCACAAATCTCCATTGTGTCTCAGCACATTGGGGACGTGAATTTACTCGTGACAGATAGTAAAGAAAAAATGACTCAAATCAATTCGCTCTTCGATGATATCGTCAGCAGCATGAACTTAAGCAAAAATCAAAATGGAAAAATTGAAATAGACCTTCAAACCTTCCTGAACGAATTGAAGGAAGTCAAACAAACGGTTTCTCAAGTTGCCAGCTCAGTCGAATCCTTAACAAGTCTCACAAATCGCTAA
- a CDS encoding FAD-dependent oxidoreductase, with the protein MEQEHKGLEQAKSLWIADSQKHSFPTVDEDLTADVIIVGGGITGIATAFEMTERGLDVIIIDADQLLQGTTGHTTAKITSQHDVYYHELIQQIGMPKARLYVEANEKAKELIQARVQKYDIDCQLEVKDAYLYTKEESGVKKLKKELDAYKQLGIDRGWKTALPFDADIKAALAMTQQAQFHPLHYLNALIDQLLERGVRIYEQTTAVDVKEGNRPAVVTKDDHHLTGRYIISCSHFPFYDGKGLYFTRIHPEQSYVVAAKTTKPLPDGMYLGIDQPAHSLRTTEWHGEEVVLIGGEGHKTGQGGDESAHYEGLERFGDATLGIEEVLYRWSTHDMVTMDQIPYIGRLTKHHQNIFVATGFRKWGMTTSHAAATLIGDLIEGKSNPYESIFTPSRPVSDSFVKDFVKENSNVAAKLISGKLKRTDQTIDDLKPGEGGIVSYEHKKCGAFKSEDGNIFLVDTTCTHLGCEVAWNNSDRTWDCPCHGSRFSITGEVVEGPAKKPLKRSYKEQ; encoded by the coding sequence ATGGAGCAAGAACATAAAGGATTGGAACAGGCAAAATCGTTATGGATAGCGGATAGTCAAAAGCATTCTTTTCCTACAGTAGATGAGGATCTCACAGCAGATGTCATCATTGTTGGCGGTGGTATTACCGGTATCGCTACCGCGTTTGAAATGACAGAACGCGGGCTGGATGTCATCATCATTGATGCTGATCAACTGCTGCAAGGTACGACCGGACATACGACAGCTAAGATTACCTCACAGCACGATGTTTACTACCATGAGCTGATCCAGCAAATTGGTATGCCCAAAGCCCGTTTGTATGTAGAAGCAAATGAGAAAGCAAAAGAGCTAATTCAAGCTCGCGTCCAAAAGTACGACATCGATTGTCAGCTAGAAGTCAAAGATGCGTACCTTTATACAAAGGAAGAAAGCGGTGTAAAAAAATTAAAAAAGGAATTAGATGCCTACAAACAGCTTGGGATTGATCGGGGATGGAAAACAGCGCTTCCTTTTGATGCTGACATCAAGGCTGCCCTAGCAATGACGCAGCAGGCACAGTTCCATCCCCTTCATTATCTCAATGCACTCATTGACCAGCTCCTAGAGCGTGGTGTACGTATTTATGAACAGACAACTGCTGTTGACGTAAAAGAAGGAAACCGCCCTGCTGTCGTCACAAAAGACGACCATCACCTGACAGGCCGCTATATCATATCCTGTTCGCACTTTCCTTTTTATGATGGAAAGGGACTTTATTTCACGCGCATTCACCCAGAGCAATCTTATGTGGTAGCAGCCAAAACAACGAAGCCGCTCCCAGATGGAATGTACTTAGGGATCGACCAGCCTGCTCATTCTTTAAGAACGACAGAATGGCATGGTGAGGAAGTCGTTCTCATCGGAGGAGAAGGTCATAAAACTGGACAAGGCGGGGATGAATCTGCTCACTATGAAGGACTAGAAAGGTTTGGAGACGCTACCCTTGGAATTGAAGAGGTGCTGTATCGCTGGTCGACACACGATATGGTCACAATGGATCAAATCCCTTACATTGGCCGCCTAACCAAGCACCATCAAAATATCTTCGTTGCGACCGGTTTTAGAAAATGGGGCATGACGACAAGCCACGCGGCAGCTACTCTTATCGGTGATTTGATTGAAGGAAAATCGAATCCATACGAATCCATTTTTACGCCATCAAGACCTGTTTCTGATTCTTTCGTCAAAGATTTCGTTAAAGAAAACAGCAATGTCGCTGCCAAGCTGATCAGTGGTAAATTAAAACGAACCGATCAAACCATTGATGATTTAAAGCCAGGTGAAGGCGGCATTGTATCGTACGAGCATAAAAAATGCGGCGCCTTTAAATCAGAGGATGGGAATATCTTTCTTGTCGATACAACGTGTACTCACCTAGGCTGTGAAGTCGCTTGGAATAATAGCGACCGCACTTGGGATTGCCCGTGTCACGGTTCACGTTTCTCCATTACTGGAGAGGTAGTAGAAGGCCCAGCAAAGAAACCACTAAAAAGGTCTTATAAAGAACAGTAA
- a CDS encoding SDR family oxidoreductase: MSTKQPKKPLPPQHQSERPGLEYKMNPRPVFDREMPDKKLAGKTAIVTGGDSGIGRAVSVLFAKEGANVAIVYLSEHRDAEETKDYIEKGGGRVILIAGDLGDESFSNEVVKKTKDAFGSIDILVNNAGEQHPQKSIEQITSHQLLRTFQTNIFAMFYLTKAVLPHLKKGSSIINTTSVTAYKGHETLIDYSSTKGAVVTFTRSLSLSLIKQGIRVNGVAPGPIWTPLIPSTFTEKEVSEFGGDVPMERPGEPVELAPSYLFLASEDSSYINGQILHVNGGTILNG, encoded by the coding sequence GTGTCAACAAAGCAGCCGAAGAAACCATTGCCGCCTCAGCATCAAAGTGAGCGTCCAGGTCTTGAATACAAAATGAATCCAAGGCCTGTTTTTGATCGAGAGATGCCGGATAAAAAATTAGCAGGGAAAACAGCCATTGTGACAGGTGGAGACAGCGGGATCGGAAGAGCAGTCTCGGTCTTATTTGCGAAGGAAGGCGCCAATGTCGCCATTGTTTACTTGAGTGAGCACCGCGATGCAGAGGAAACGAAGGACTATATTGAAAAGGGGGGAGGTCGCGTCATTTTAATTGCAGGTGATTTAGGAGATGAGTCGTTTTCAAATGAGGTCGTCAAAAAAACGAAGGATGCTTTCGGTTCCATTGATATTTTGGTGAACAATGCCGGGGAACAGCATCCGCAAAAAAGCATTGAACAGATTACCTCACATCAGCTTCTTCGAACATTTCAAACGAATATTTTTGCCATGTTTTACTTAACAAAAGCGGTACTTCCTCATTTAAAAAAAGGAAGCAGTATCATTAATACCACATCTGTCACAGCCTATAAAGGTCATGAAACCTTAATTGACTATTCATCTACAAAAGGGGCAGTCGTGACATTTACGAGATCATTATCTTTATCGCTCATTAAGCAAGGGATTAGAGTGAATGGGGTAGCCCCGGGACCCATTTGGACACCCCTCATTCCATCGACCTTTACGGAAAAGGAAGTCTCTGAATTTGGCGGAGATGTTCCAATGGAGCGTCCTGGTGAGCCAGTAGAGCTTGCGCCGAGCTATTTATTTTTAGCGAGCGAAGACTCCTCTTATATAAATGGACAAATCCTGCATGTCAATGGCGGAACCATTTTAAATGGATAA
- a CDS encoding IDEAL domain-containing protein, which yields MKEKKTYAELMKSRNTQKTEENGVTILDIYIQMVLDEALYKQRLTFLREEIDKALDQRDEKRFNDLSAQYAEHCLH from the coding sequence ATGAAAGAGAAAAAAACGTATGCTGAGCTCATGAAGTCCCGCAACACCCAAAAAACCGAAGAAAACGGCGTGACGATTTTAGACATCTATATTCAAATGGTTTTAGATGAGGCGCTTTATAAACAGCGCTTAACCTTCCTTAGAGAAGAGATTGATAAGGCACTGGATCAGCGTGATGAAAAACGATTCAACGACCTGTCAGCTCAATATGCAGAACACTGCTTACATTAA
- a CDS encoding competence protein ComK: MSGISETPLDSYVINQTTMAILPVEEGKRVYSKVIERETSFYVELKPLQIIERSCRFFGSSYAGRKAGTYEVTGISHKPPIVIDSSNHLYFFPTYSSNRPQCGWISHKYIHTFQESSLGDTVVIFTNEQTVKLDVSYKSFESQVHRTAYLRTKFQDRLDGGLPKKQEFMLYPKEQQLNLVYDFILRELRNRY, from the coding sequence GTGTCAGGAATTAGTGAAACACCTTTAGATTCATACGTCATTAATCAAACAACAATGGCGATCCTTCCGGTTGAAGAAGGAAAAAGAGTATATTCAAAAGTCATAGAAAGAGAGACAAGCTTTTACGTTGAATTAAAACCTCTGCAAATTATTGAACGCAGCTGCCGATTCTTCGGCTCAAGCTATGCAGGCAGAAAAGCGGGAACATATGAAGTAACAGGAATATCCCACAAGCCTCCCATTGTGATTGACTCATCCAATCATCTGTATTTCTTCCCAACCTATTCATCCAACCGTCCTCAGTGCGGCTGGATCTCCCACAAATACATTCATACCTTCCAGGAATCATCCCTCGGAGACACGGTGGTCATCTTTACAAATGAGCAAACCGTCAAACTCGATGTCTCATATAAGTCATTTGAGAGTCAGGTGCACAGAACAGCGTATCTCCGAACGAAATTTCAAGATCGCCTTGATGGTGGTCTTCCTAAAAAACAAGAATTTATGCTGTATCCAAAGGAACAACAGCTCAACCTTGTATACGATTTTATATTAAGGGAGCTTCGGAACAGATATTAA
- a CDS encoding D-TA family PLP-dependent enzyme: MTYDELDTPALLIDKQVMMENLAAMQQYADRQQVKLRPHTKTHKTPSLAKVQEEMGASGLTVAKVGEAEVMAAHGLTDIFIANQIVGETKLKRIRKLAESIHISFGIDCVEHVHQIEDVFRGAEKKAEVLIEIEVGEERSGVIEESDFRQILQAIKTCEFVHLKGIFSHDGHTYKAESKAHCQTLYEDAVNRTLRFAQIAKESGMLLEVVSIGSTPPFLFQFDIPKGVTEIRPGTYIFMDASQSNVIGTFSHCAAAVLTTVISKPTNTRVITDVGAKGLTAQTRTKGLTKTKGLGKVKDFDDVFVSSVFDEHAIIYHEGFRQTVQIGEKVQIIPNHICPAVNLHEKAYLIQDGEVVEELDIACKGKLQ; this comes from the coding sequence ATGACTTATGATGAACTAGATACACCGGCGCTATTAATTGATAAACAGGTGATGATGGAGAATCTAGCTGCTATGCAGCAATATGCGGACCGTCAGCAAGTCAAACTGCGTCCTCATACGAAAACACATAAAACACCTAGTCTTGCGAAGGTGCAGGAGGAGATGGGCGCATCTGGCTTAACTGTAGCGAAAGTAGGGGAAGCAGAAGTGATGGCGGCGCATGGGCTAACAGATATCTTTATCGCCAATCAAATTGTAGGTGAGACAAAGCTGAAGCGAATTCGAAAGCTGGCAGAGTCGATACACATTTCATTTGGAATAGATTGTGTAGAGCATGTGCATCAAATTGAAGATGTCTTTCGTGGAGCAGAGAAAAAAGCGGAGGTTTTAATTGAGATAGAGGTTGGAGAAGAGAGGTCTGGTGTCATTGAAGAGAGTGATTTCCGTCAAATCTTGCAGGCGATAAAAACATGTGAGTTCGTTCATTTAAAAGGGATTTTTTCTCATGATGGTCATACATACAAGGCGGAAAGTAAAGCGCATTGTCAGACATTATATGAAGACGCTGTGAATCGAACGCTTCGATTTGCACAGATTGCAAAAGAATCAGGCATGCTGCTAGAGGTAGTGAGCATAGGATCAACACCACCGTTCTTATTTCAATTTGATATTCCAAAGGGAGTGACCGAAATCCGCCCAGGCACATACATCTTCATGGATGCCTCTCAGTCCAATGTGATCGGCACTTTTTCACATTGTGCAGCAGCCGTCCTGACGACAGTCATTAGTAAGCCAACAAATACTCGTGTCATTACAGATGTTGGAGCCAAAGGGCTCACGGCTCAAACCCGTACAAAAGGGCTGACGAAAACAAAGGGACTAGGCAAGGTAAAAGACTTTGATGATGTATTTGTTTCCAGTGTATTTGATGAGCATGCCATCATTTATCACGAAGGCTTCCGTCAGACTGTCCAGATCGGTGAGAAGGTGCAAATCATTCCAAATCATATTTGTCCCGCTGTCAATCTTCATGAAAAAGCCTATCTCATCCAAGATGGTGAAGTAGTCGAAGAGCTTGACATTGCTTGTAAAGGTAAACTTCAATAA